A window of Apium graveolens cultivar Ventura chromosome 8, ASM990537v1, whole genome shotgun sequence contains these coding sequences:
- the LOC141676464 gene encoding uncharacterized protein LOC141676464, whose protein sequence is MAAGESNWDRINLLFLRPILAIVFVFSLLILGWYLAWKLVLVHVPLVQEIFGLRKKTFTPKPPSRRRLSKFYNSLNSPNSSGTPE, encoded by the exons ATGGCTGCTGGTGAATCAAATTGGGATCGTATAAATCTACTCTTTCTCCGTCCCATTCTAGCTATCGTATTTGTGTTTTCTTTACTTATTCTGG GTTGGTATTTGGCATGGAAGCTAGTACTAGTACACGTGCCTCTTGTTCAAGAAATCTTTGGTCTCCGCAAGAAAACATTCACCCCTAAACCCCCTTCTCGTCGTCGTCTTTCCAAATTCTACAATTCTTTAAATTCCCCTAATTCATCTG GTACTCCTGAATGA